One genomic segment of Vagococcus intermedius includes these proteins:
- the lysS gene encoding lysine--tRNA ligase — protein sequence MTEEQTTQQEMNDQLLVRREKMAAMQAEGMDPFGQRFERTHNSKELHDAYDQFTKEELNEKELTATVAGRIMTKRGKGKVGFAHLQDREGQIQVYVRKDAIGEEPYEHFKQADLGDFIGVTGQIMKTDMGELTIKPTSLTFLTKALRPLPDKYHGLTNVEQRYRQRYLDLISNRDSFDTFVKRSQIIKEIRNYLNENDYLEVETPTLHNMAGGAAARPFITHHNALDMELYLRIALELHLKRLIVGGMEKVYEIGRVFRNEGIDTTHNPEFTMIEVYTAYADYRDIMDLTEGIIQHVATKVNDSLTVEYGDHSINLGGSWARIHMVDAIKAQTGVDFWQEMTDEEARAIAKEHHVHVEDHMDFGHVVNEFFEEFVEDTLIQPTFIYGHPTSVSPLSKKNPEDGRFTDRFEVFIVGKEYGNAFTELNDPIDQRERFEAQAREKDLGNDEAHGIDEDFIEALEYGMPPTGGLGIGIDRLVMLLTNSQSIRDVLLFPTMRN from the coding sequence TTGACTGAAGAACAAACAACTCAGCAAGAGATGAATGACCAATTATTGGTGAGACGTGAGAAGATGGCAGCAATGCAAGCAGAAGGAATGGATCCTTTTGGACAACGTTTTGAAAGAACTCACAATTCAAAAGAATTACATGATGCTTACGATCAATTTACAAAAGAAGAATTAAATGAAAAAGAATTAACAGCAACAGTTGCTGGACGTATTATGACAAAACGTGGAAAAGGAAAAGTCGGTTTTGCTCATTTACAAGACAGAGAAGGTCAAATTCAAGTGTACGTGCGTAAAGATGCGATTGGTGAAGAGCCATATGAACATTTCAAACAAGCAGATTTAGGTGATTTTATTGGCGTTACTGGCCAAATCATGAAAACTGATATGGGTGAGTTAACAATCAAACCAACTTCATTAACTTTCTTAACTAAAGCGCTACGTCCGTTACCAGACAAATATCATGGTTTAACAAATGTAGAACAACGTTACCGTCAACGATATTTAGATTTGATTAGCAATCGCGATAGTTTTGACACTTTTGTTAAACGTAGTCAAATCATCAAGGAAATCCGTAACTATTTAAATGAAAATGATTATTTAGAAGTTGAAACACCAACTTTACATAACATGGCTGGTGGAGCGGCAGCACGACCATTTATTACTCATCATAACGCTTTAGACATGGAATTATATTTACGTATCGCCCTAGAACTACATTTAAAACGTTTAATTGTCGGTGGTATGGAAAAAGTTTACGAAATCGGTCGCGTTTTCCGTAATGAAGGAATTGATACAACTCATAATCCTGAATTTACAATGATCGAAGTCTATACAGCTTATGCTGATTACCGTGATATTATGGATTTAACAGAAGGAATTATTCAACATGTTGCTACTAAAGTTAATGATAGCTTAACAGTTGAATATGGCGATCATAGTATTAATTTAGGTGGTTCATGGGCACGTATTCATATGGTTGATGCGATTAAAGCTCAGACAGGCGTTGATTTCTGGCAGGAGATGACAGATGAAGAAGCGCGTGCTATTGCTAAAGAGCATCATGTTCACGTAGAAGATCACATGGACTTTGGTCATGTGGTTAATGAATTCTTTGAAGAGTTTGTTGAAGATACTTTGATTCAACCAACCTTCATTTATGGTCATCCAACGTCCGTTTCACCTTTATCAAAGAAAAATCCAGAAGATGGTCGTTTTACGGACCGTTTTGAAGTCTTTATTGTAGGTAAAGAGTATGGAAATGCCTTTACTGAGTTAAATGATCCGATTGATCAACGTGAGCGTTTTGAAGCACAAGCTCGTGAAAAAGATCTAGGTAATGATGAAGCTCATGGGATTGATGAAGACTTCATTGAAGCTTTAGAATATGGTATGCCACCAACAGGTGGATTAGGAATTGGAATTGATCGCTTGGTTATGTTATTAACAAACTCACAATCAATTCGCGATGTCTTGTTATTCCCAACAATGAGAAATTAA
- the dusB gene encoding tRNA dihydrouridine synthase DusB, producing the protein MWNIGNIEIPNRVVVAPMAGISNAAFRMTVKEFGAGLVVCEMISDKGIQFRNKKTLDMLYIDESEHPLSVQIMGGGKETLVEAAKFVEANTKAAIIDINMGCPVNKVIKAEAGAKWLLDPDKVYEMVEAVASAVKLPVTVKQRIGWDDEHVFAVENALAAEKAGAAAVAMHGRTRVQMYEGKANWDVLRQVKEQLTIPFMGNGDVRTPQDAKRMLDEVGCDGVMIGRAALGNPWMIYQTKHYLETGELLPEPTPREKIKTAKLHLQRLVDLKGEVVATREFRQHAAYYLKGIPRAAKTKVAINQTTEQAEMVKILDDFVEATEAKGIIR; encoded by the coding sequence TTGTGGAATATTGGAAATATTGAAATTCCGAACCGTGTGGTTGTGGCACCAATGGCCGGAATTAGTAATGCTGCCTTTCGTATGACTGTTAAAGAGTTTGGGGCAGGTTTAGTTGTTTGTGAGATGATTAGTGATAAAGGGATTCAGTTTCGTAATAAAAAAACTTTAGATATGTTGTATATAGATGAAAGTGAGCATCCTTTGAGTGTTCAAATCATGGGTGGAGGGAAAGAAACCTTAGTAGAAGCTGCCAAATTTGTTGAAGCTAATACAAAAGCTGCCATTATCGATATTAATATGGGGTGTCCAGTTAACAAAGTGATCAAAGCGGAAGCAGGTGCTAAATGGTTATTAGATCCTGATAAAGTTTATGAGATGGTCGAAGCAGTCGCGTCGGCTGTTAAATTACCTGTGACAGTAAAACAGCGTATTGGCTGGGATGATGAGCATGTTTTTGCAGTTGAAAATGCGTTAGCTGCTGAAAAAGCAGGAGCTGCAGCAGTCGCAATGCATGGTCGTACACGGGTTCAAATGTATGAAGGTAAAGCTAATTGGGATGTATTGCGTCAAGTTAAAGAGCAATTGACGATTCCATTTATGGGAAATGGGGATGTTAGAACGCCACAAGATGCTAAACGCATGTTAGATGAAGTGGGTTGTGATGGTGTGATGATTGGTCGCGCGGCTCTTGGAAATCCTTGGATGATTTATCAAACAAAACATTATTTGGAAACAGGTGAGTTATTACCAGAACCAACACCACGAGAAAAAATTAAAACAGCTAAGTTACATTTACAGCGCTTAGTTGATTTAAAAGGTGAGGTCGTTGCAACACGTGAATTCCGACAACATGCTGCTTATTATTTAAAAGGAATCCCTCGTGCTGCTAAAACGAAAGTAGCGATTAACCAAACTACAGAACAAGCTGAAATGGTGAAGATTTTAGATGATTTTGTCGAGGCAACTGAGGCAAAAGGAATCATTCGTTAA